A section of the Pimelobacter simplex genome encodes:
- a CDS encoding response regulator transcription factor, with protein sequence MSTTTIRLLLADDQALVRGALSALLGLERDLEVVAEVGTGEEAVAVAAELRPDVALLDVEMPGIDGIAACAELRRVAPETRVLIVTTFGRPGYLRRALQAGASGFVVKDTPAPQLADAVRRVHQGLRVVDPALATDSLVSGESPLTGRESDVLRAARDGGSVAAIAAALFLSEGTVRNHLSSAIGKTGASNRTEAVLVADGNGWL encoded by the coding sequence GTGAGCACCACGACCATCCGGCTGCTGCTCGCCGACGACCAGGCGCTGGTGCGCGGCGCGCTGTCGGCCCTGCTGGGCCTGGAGCGCGACCTGGAGGTCGTCGCCGAGGTCGGCACGGGGGAGGAGGCGGTCGCCGTGGCCGCCGAGCTGCGCCCCGACGTCGCGCTGCTCGACGTCGAGATGCCCGGCATCGACGGCATCGCCGCCTGCGCCGAGCTGCGCCGGGTCGCGCCGGAGACGCGGGTGCTCATCGTCACCACGTTCGGGCGGCCGGGCTACCTGCGGCGCGCGCTCCAGGCCGGTGCCTCGGGCTTCGTGGTCAAGGACACGCCCGCGCCCCAGCTCGCGGACGCCGTACGCCGGGTGCACCAGGGCCTGCGCGTCGTCGATCCCGCCCTGGCCACGGACTCGCTGGTCAGCGGCGAGTCGCCGCTGACCGGACGGGAGTCCGACGTGCTGCGCGCGGCCCGCGACGGCGGCTCCGTGGCGGCCATCGCCGCGGCGCTCTTCCTCTCCGAGGGGACGGTGCGCAACCACCTCTCCTCGGCCATCGGCAAGACCGGTGCCAGCAACCGGACCGAGGCCGTTCTCGTCGCGGACGGGAATGGTTGGCTCTAG
- a CDS encoding phage tail protein — translation MSDQFVAEIRIFPFNFAPTGWAMCNGQLLPISQNTALFSLLGTYYGGDGKATFALPNLQDSAPLQQGQGQGLSDHFLGEASGVPTVTLLQSEMPSHTHQLHANTTDPGDTSVPSATATFATSSGGALYQPATALSALAPLALGIAGGGFPHNNMQPSLTLNFCIALQGIFPQRP, via the coding sequence ATGAGTGACCAGTTCGTCGCCGAGATCCGCATCTTCCCGTTCAACTTCGCCCCCACGGGATGGGCGATGTGCAACGGTCAGCTGCTCCCGATCTCGCAGAACACCGCCCTCTTCTCGTTGCTGGGCACCTACTACGGTGGCGACGGCAAGGCGACCTTCGCGCTGCCGAACCTCCAGGACAGCGCGCCGCTCCAGCAGGGTCAGGGTCAGGGGTTGAGCGATCACTTCCTGGGCGAGGCATCGGGGGTGCCCACCGTGACGCTGCTCCAGAGCGAGATGCCCTCGCACACCCACCAGCTCCACGCCAACACCACCGACCCGGGTGACACCAGCGTGCCGAGCGCGACCGCGACCTTCGCCACGTCGTCGGGGGGCGCGCTCTACCAGCCCGCGACGGCACTCAGCGCCCTGGCGCCGCTGGCCCTCGGGATCGCCGGCGGTGGCTTCCCGCACAACAACATGCAGCCGTCGCTGACGCTCAACTTCTGCATCGCGCTCCAGGGCATCTTCCCGCAACGCCCATGA
- a CDS encoding phage tail protein, which yields MSQPFVGEIRLFAGSFAPNGWMLCQGQVLPISEYETLFNLIGTTYGGDGQETFRLPDLQSRVPIHQGTRPGGSTYQIGETGGSESVTLSPQQMPIHSHGFGVVQGLPGTQVSPAGSVPAMSLNVVPYINEAVVDPGQAANRFAPGAITPIGGNQPHENMQPYLTINFIISLFGVFPSQS from the coding sequence ATGAGCCAACCCTTCGTCGGCGAGATCCGGCTCTTCGCCGGGAGCTTCGCCCCCAACGGCTGGATGCTGTGCCAGGGCCAGGTGCTGCCGATCTCCGAGTACGAGACCCTCTTCAACCTGATCGGCACGACCTACGGCGGGGACGGCCAGGAGACCTTCCGGCTGCCGGACCTCCAGAGCCGGGTCCCGATCCACCAGGGCACCCGCCCCGGCGGATCCACCTACCAGATCGGCGAGACGGGCGGGAGCGAGAGCGTCACGCTGAGCCCCCAGCAGATGCCGATCCACAGCCACGGCTTCGGCGTGGTGCAGGGTCTGCCGGGCACCCAGGTCAGCCCGGCCGGCAGCGTGCCGGCGATGTCGCTGAACGTGGTGCCCTACATCAACGAAGCGGTGGTCGATCCCGGGCAGGCGGCGAACCGGTTCGCGCCGGGGGCGATCACGCCGATCGGCGGCAACCAGCCGCACGAGAACATGCAGCCCTACCTGACCATCAACTTCATCATCTCGCTCTTCGGCGTCTTCCCGAGCCAGAGCTGA
- a CDS encoding phage tail protein, giving the protein MSSPFLSEIRLMSFNFPPRGWAFCNGQYLPINQNQALFALLGTTYGGNGQTTFALPDLRGRVPIHMGQGFTLGQQVGEEAHTLTSGEMPQHVHPVLGSSATSGGSASPAGMYLGAANNVYRSGNPSQTLHPSTVGTAGGNQAHLNMQPYLTLSFCIALVGIFPSQN; this is encoded by the coding sequence GTGTCTAGTCCCTTCCTGTCCGAGATCCGGCTGATGTCCTTCAACTTCCCGCCCAGGGGCTGGGCGTTCTGCAACGGGCAGTACCTGCCCATCAACCAGAACCAGGCGCTGTTCGCGCTGCTCGGCACCACCTACGGCGGCAACGGCCAGACCACCTTCGCGCTGCCCGACCTGCGCGGCCGGGTGCCGATCCACATGGGTCAGGGGTTCACCCTGGGGCAGCAGGTCGGCGAGGAGGCGCACACGCTGACGTCCGGCGAGATGCCGCAGCACGTGCACCCGGTCCTGGGCTCGTCGGCCACCAGCGGGGGATCGGCGAGTCCTGCGGGGATGTACCTCGGCGCCGCCAACAACGTCTACCGCTCCGGCAACCCCAGCCAGACCCTGCACCCGAGCACGGTCGGCACGGCCGGCGGCAACCAGGCGCACCTCAACATGCAGCCCTACCTGACCCTGAGCTTCTGCATCGCGCTCGTGGGCATCTTCCCGAGCCAGAACTGA
- a CDS encoding FAD-binding oxidoreductase produces MANSAWTEHERAVQRLAASYAAIPAGQPVRLAKRTTNLFRARAATDAPGLDVSGLSGVIEVVPDSPDGPIAEVQGMCTYEDLVDATLPHGLVPYVVPQLRTITLGGAVTGLGIESTSFRLGLPHESVLEMDVFTGAGEVVTTRPGDDLFDAFPNSYGSLGYSTRLRIKLERVPSYVALRHVRFDDAELLAKTIAEITASQDYDGEPVHGLDGVSFGPGEHVLTLARWTDEPGPTSDYAGQDVYYRSLRTTERDRLTAYDYLWRWDTDWFWCSGAFGAQNPRLRKVWPRSLRRSDVYMKLLKLDRRFDIADRLDRRAGRPLRERVVQDVEVPIDRLGEFLTWFDDEIGMRPVWLCPLVSTGASTGGQWPVYPLEPGRLYVNIGFWGTVHVGPDRVNAPRNRAIEAKVHELGGHKSLYSEAFYDKPTFDALYNTAHLDEVKRRYDPDERLTNLYDKAVKSR; encoded by the coding sequence ATGGCTAACAGTGCCTGGACGGAGCACGAGCGGGCCGTTCAGCGGCTCGCCGCCTCCTATGCGGCCATCCCCGCTGGTCAGCCCGTGCGGCTCGCGAAGCGCACCACCAACCTCTTCCGGGCCCGGGCGGCGACCGACGCCCCGGGTCTCGACGTCAGTGGCCTCTCCGGGGTCATCGAGGTCGTGCCCGACAGCCCGGACGGCCCGATCGCCGAGGTGCAGGGTATGTGCACCTACGAGGACCTGGTCGACGCGACGCTGCCCCACGGCCTGGTCCCGTACGTCGTCCCGCAGCTGCGCACGATCACGCTCGGCGGCGCTGTGACCGGTCTCGGCATCGAGTCCACGAGCTTCCGGCTGGGCCTGCCCCACGAGTCGGTGCTCGAGATGGACGTCTTCACCGGCGCCGGTGAGGTCGTCACGACCCGCCCCGGGGACGACCTCTTCGACGCGTTCCCCAACTCCTACGGCTCGCTGGGCTACTCCACGCGGCTGCGGATCAAGCTCGAGCGGGTGCCGTCGTACGTCGCGCTGCGGCACGTGCGCTTCGACGACGCCGAGCTGCTGGCCAAGACGATCGCCGAGATCACCGCGAGCCAGGACTACGACGGCGAGCCGGTGCACGGCCTCGACGGCGTCTCGTTCGGGCCCGGAGAGCACGTCCTCACGCTCGCCCGCTGGACCGACGAGCCCGGCCCGACCTCCGACTACGCCGGGCAGGACGTCTACTACCGCTCGCTCCGGACGACCGAGCGCGACCGGCTCACGGCGTACGACTACCTGTGGCGCTGGGACACCGACTGGTTCTGGTGCTCGGGTGCCTTCGGCGCCCAGAACCCGCGCCTGCGCAAGGTCTGGCCGCGCAGCCTGCGCCGCTCCGACGTCTACATGAAGCTGCTCAAGCTCGACCGCCGCTTCGACATCGCCGACCGGCTCGACCGCCGCGCCGGGCGTCCCCTGCGCGAGCGCGTGGTCCAGGACGTCGAGGTGCCGATCGACAGGCTGGGGGAGTTCCTCACCTGGTTCGACGACGAGATCGGCATGCGCCCGGTCTGGCTGTGCCCGCTGGTCTCGACCGGCGCGAGCACCGGCGGCCAGTGGCCGGTCTACCCGCTCGAGCCCGGCCGGCTCTACGTCAACATCGGCTTCTGGGGCACCGTGCACGTCGGCCCCGACCGGGTGAACGCCCCGCGCAACCGCGCGATCGAGGCCAAGGTCCACGAGCTCGGTGGGCACAAGTCCCTCTACTCCGAGGCGTTCTACGACAAGCCGACGTTCGACGCCCTCTACAACACGGCGCACCTCGACGAGGTCAAGCGCCGCTACGACCCTGACGAACGACTGACGAATCTCTACGACAAGGCGGTGAAGAGCAGATGA
- a CDS encoding SAM-dependent methyltransferase, translating into MTVKGRGIAPTIESLFPGGLKVWLKAYDGSEAGALDQPYGLELVNERGLSYIMTAPGDLGLGRAYVAGDLKLHGVHPGDPYDAFSLLKDNTDFGIPKPTELVGIIRELGISHLIPPPPPPQEHLPGWRHRLEGLRGLSKWSRHSQERDADAIHHHYDVSNTFYEHVLGPSMTYTCAVFPTEDATLEEAQDHKYDLICRKLGLKEGDRLLDLGCGWGGMVRHAAKHYGVKALGVTLSREQATWAQEEIKRQGLDHLAEVRHSDYRDVPETDFDAVSSIGLTEHIGVDNYPAYFAFIHDRLKPGGRVLNHCITRHNNQGRASAGAFIDRYVFPDGELAGSGTIARAVEDAGLEVQHHENFREHYAKTLAGWSKNLADNWDACVAETDEGTARVWGLYMVGSRIAFERNEIQLHHVLATKTVDGVSGYPLRHEF; encoded by the coding sequence ATGACCGTGAAGGGCCGGGGCATCGCCCCCACGATCGAATCCCTGTTCCCAGGCGGGCTCAAGGTCTGGCTCAAGGCCTACGACGGCAGCGAGGCCGGCGCGCTGGACCAGCCCTACGGACTCGAGCTCGTCAACGAGCGTGGCCTCTCCTACATCATGACGGCGCCGGGCGACCTGGGCCTCGGCCGGGCCTACGTCGCCGGTGACCTCAAGCTGCACGGTGTCCACCCGGGCGACCCGTACGACGCCTTCTCGCTGCTCAAGGACAACACCGACTTCGGGATCCCGAAGCCGACCGAGCTGGTCGGCATCATCCGCGAGCTCGGCATCAGCCACCTGATCCCGCCGCCCCCGCCGCCCCAGGAGCACCTCCCCGGCTGGCGCCACCGGCTCGAGGGCCTGCGCGGGCTGAGCAAGTGGAGCCGGCACTCCCAGGAGCGCGACGCCGACGCGATCCACCACCACTACGACGTCTCGAACACCTTCTACGAGCACGTCCTCGGGCCGTCGATGACCTACACCTGCGCGGTCTTCCCGACCGAGGACGCCACCCTCGAGGAGGCCCAGGACCACAAGTACGACCTGATCTGCCGCAAGCTCGGCCTCAAGGAGGGCGACCGGCTGCTCGACCTCGGCTGCGGCTGGGGCGGCATGGTCCGCCACGCGGCCAAGCACTACGGCGTCAAGGCGCTCGGCGTCACGCTCTCCCGCGAGCAGGCCACGTGGGCGCAGGAGGAGATCAAGCGGCAGGGTCTCGACCACCTCGCCGAGGTGCGTCACTCCGACTACCGCGACGTCCCCGAGACCGACTTCGACGCGGTGAGCTCGATCGGCCTGACCGAGCACATCGGCGTCGACAACTACCCGGCGTACTTCGCGTTCATCCACGACCGGCTCAAGCCCGGCGGTCGGGTGCTCAACCACTGCATCACCCGCCACAACAACCAGGGCCGGGCCTCGGCGGGCGCCTTCATCGACCGCTACGTCTTCCCCGACGGCGAGCTGGCCGGCTCCGGCACGATCGCGCGCGCGGTCGAGGACGCCGGTCTCGAGGTGCAGCACCACGAGAACTTCCGCGAGCACTACGCGAAGACCCTCGCCGGCTGGTCCAAGAATCTCGCCGACAACTGGGACGCGTGCGTTGCCGAGACCGACGAGGGCACCGCGCGGGTGTGGGGCCTCTACATGGTCGGCTCCCGGATCGCCTTCGAGCGCAACGAGATCCAGCTGCACCACGTGCTCGCGACCAAGACCGTCGACGGCGTCAGCGGCTACCCGCTGCGCCACGAGTTCTGA
- a CDS encoding Ig-like domain-containing protein — protein sequence MTHATKSVAWIGVAVLGLTMVPADAAPAEPLARRGACTIVGTSGNDVLVGTPRRDVICGFGGNDRIDGRGGDDVIRGGDGDDIINGGPGNDLIWGGAGNDVIRGGDGNDRIRGGGGNDVLYGGRGNDGLRGGAGDDRLYGGPGIDRLWGKAGHDVLSGGPGRDGLSCGTGGDKVVGGKGDNVGKDCGPRKPDPDPEPEPGPGDPFAVDDSFATDEDTVLELPATGPGSPVANDTDPDDDVLTVTAVGTATGGTVVLAGGTIRFTPTPDLCGPTAGGFAYTVSDGTGRSAAGRVVVAITCVDDDPVAADDTATVAEDSAASPVDVLANDTDADDDDLVIGAVTQPDHGTVVLASGGTGLTYAPDANYCNSGAGDDPDTFTYELTPGGSTATVRMSVTCVDDAPVAVDDAVTVGEHAPWTDLDVLANDTDVDGGPKEVTGVTLPSHGEVAIAPGGTGVRYRPDLTAVCVAPATVSDTFTYVVNGGSVATVSVTITCVTDAATAADDTATVTEDDPATAIDVLDNDDARDETLSIGSVTQPDHGTVVITGGGTGLTYVPDADYCNSQPGGTRDSFTYTLAPSGATATVRVAVTCVVDPLEVNDDTATVTEDDPATAIDVLANDGDPEGGTLSITAVTQPDHGTVVITGGGTGLTYRPDADYCNSQSGGSPDTFTYTVNDGPTATVRVTVTCVTDAATAADDTATVTEDDPATAIDVLDNDDARDETLSIGSVTQPDHGTVVITGGGTGLTYEPDADYCNSQPGGTRDTFTYTLAPSGATATVRVAVTCVVDPLMLNDDTATVTEDDAATTIPVLANDTDPEGGLLAVTAVTQPANGIVVITGGGTALTYRPAANYCNNQPGGTPDTFTYTVNDGPTATVRVTVACVYDPPTANADAATVDEDASTTVPVTANDIAGDDPAVVQSVTQPLHGSVSIVPGGLAVSYLPNPNYCNTPSGPTDDFTYTLGGGSTATVKMTVTCVNDAPTAAPQSFTGVSAAVGNTALVVAPTGGGTPTTTGARKTVVGNLLTGAADVDSGTLTVLAETVTSTGGGTAVLKADGGFVYHPPAGCTATTDTFTYRVSDGYAPTPGTGSAVVTVNLAGCVWYVSNDASGNAGTSDAPFDTLAQAATASKANDTIYVSAGTGDATGYADGIVLKNGQRLLGESRTLVIGGVTLADGVPGARPRLAATGTDVVSLASGNTVAGFALDPAGVSSGIAGGTGDASGTVTDVRVTDTGAAGTAPGVVLDGTSGTFDLTDLVVDNTAASGPTSGSIGLKLRAAGTVKISGQNRLLVTGAPAFTSDSTALQGSQIDRVLVTGSATGGVNLLNSTGAVTLGKIELETTAGSTAALRLQNTGAITTTDATSTITATGGPAVEINDAPASQLELATVSSAHSASRGISITGLTSGSFKANGGTVSDHTTTAFYVDGGNGTVTYAGAINDGVGGSVEVRGRSGGTVTASGTITDSTDIGGGVLVTGNTGGNTVLSGAGSTVRSGAADGIVLSSSSGHTLTLSGGGLQVASTSGKGVDAAGGGTLNVTGTGNRIASTTGRALGVANTQIGSGNLVLESVSSNGAPNGIRLVATGTAGSLRVTGAGGTCTPGSTAGCTGGEIANSTGSSPSGDAPDGTGVVLSDTQAPSLTRMWIHGAGNYALRGDRTRGLTFAESVVNGLNGDADTDSAVVLTELSGTASIARTHLSGGYSDTLRVTNTTGDLGRLTVDTVTFGLNGNRPQNDALQLDASGAAGDFPVTVTASTFQGAAGDQLQYGNAATKRGDLVVTDNVFTNTHPAISAGGGGVTVTEGGTTSLDATVTGNQLTGAVGPGFLFAKAPGSGVQRGTFANNRIGTAGVDSSGSLSASGLKLQNLGGGGIVWGVTGNQVRGYNTYGVEVVAGGGGGAQSGAVQTTVTGNVIAQPGTASATLGIPKQGLHYNIGTTAGDTFEACADIQNNTLTGSGADGNPATGMNVDVRLRQRQLTTFRLPGYAGANNGNAAVESFLATRNVAGATVRAENSVASGGGGFVGAGLSCPAVP from the coding sequence ATGACGCATGCGACGAAGTCGGTCGCGTGGATCGGGGTCGCCGTGCTCGGCCTCACGATGGTGCCCGCGGACGCGGCTCCGGCGGAGCCGCTCGCGCGCCGCGGTGCCTGCACGATCGTGGGTACGTCCGGCAACGACGTCCTGGTCGGCACCCCGCGCCGCGACGTGATCTGCGGCTTCGGCGGCAACGACCGGATCGACGGCCGCGGCGGCGACGACGTGATCCGCGGCGGCGACGGCGACGACATCATCAACGGCGGCCCCGGCAACGACCTGATCTGGGGCGGCGCGGGCAATGACGTGATCCGGGGCGGGGACGGCAACGACCGGATCCGCGGCGGCGGCGGCAATGACGTCCTCTACGGCGGCCGCGGCAACGACGGCCTGCGCGGCGGCGCCGGCGACGACCGGCTCTACGGCGGTCCCGGCATCGACCGGCTCTGGGGCAAGGCCGGGCACGACGTGCTCTCCGGCGGCCCGGGCCGTGACGGGCTCAGCTGCGGCACCGGCGGCGACAAGGTCGTCGGCGGCAAGGGCGACAACGTCGGCAAGGACTGCGGTCCGCGCAAGCCGGACCCCGACCCCGAGCCCGAGCCGGGCCCGGGCGACCCGTTCGCGGTCGACGACTCCTTCGCCACCGACGAGGACACGGTCCTCGAGCTGCCGGCCACCGGCCCGGGCAGCCCGGTCGCCAACGACACCGACCCCGACGACGACGTCCTGACCGTCACCGCGGTCGGCACGGCCACGGGAGGCACCGTCGTGCTGGCGGGCGGCACCATCCGGTTCACGCCGACCCCCGACCTGTGCGGTCCCACCGCCGGCGGCTTCGCCTACACGGTCTCCGACGGCACCGGGCGCAGCGCCGCCGGTCGCGTCGTCGTCGCCATCACCTGCGTGGACGACGACCCGGTCGCCGCCGACGACACCGCCACCGTCGCCGAGGACAGCGCCGCGAGCCCGGTCGACGTCCTGGCCAACGACACCGATGCCGACGACGACGACCTGGTCATCGGCGCGGTCACCCAGCCCGACCACGGCACCGTGGTGCTCGCGAGCGGCGGGACCGGGCTGACCTACGCGCCCGACGCGAACTACTGCAACTCCGGCGCCGGTGACGACCCGGACACGTTCACCTACGAGCTCACCCCGGGCGGGTCCACCGCGACGGTGCGGATGTCCGTGACCTGCGTGGACGACGCCCCCGTCGCGGTCGACGACGCCGTCACGGTCGGCGAGCACGCCCCCTGGACCGACCTGGACGTCCTGGCCAACGACACCGACGTCGACGGCGGCCCCAAGGAGGTCACCGGGGTGACCCTGCCAAGCCACGGCGAGGTCGCCATCGCCCCGGGCGGCACGGGGGTGCGCTACCGCCCGGACCTGACCGCGGTGTGCGTCGCGCCCGCCACGGTGAGCGACACCTTCACCTACGTGGTCAACGGCGGCTCCGTCGCGACGGTCAGCGTCACGATCACCTGCGTCACGGACGCCGCGACCGCGGCCGACGACACCGCCACGGTGACCGAGGACGACCCGGCCACCGCGATCGACGTCCTCGACAACGACGACGCGCGTGACGAGACGCTGTCGATCGGCTCGGTCACCCAGCCCGACCACGGCACGGTCGTGATCACCGGCGGCGGCACCGGCCTGACCTACGTGCCCGACGCGGACTACTGCAACAGCCAGCCGGGCGGCACCCGCGACTCGTTCACCTACACGCTCGCCCCGAGTGGGGCGACGGCGACCGTGCGCGTCGCGGTGACCTGCGTCGTGGACCCGCTCGAGGTCAACGACGACACCGCCACGGTGACCGAGGACGACCCGGCCACCGCGATCGACGTCCTCGCCAACGACGGCGACCCCGAGGGTGGGACGCTGTCGATCACCGCGGTCACCCAGCCGGACCACGGCACGGTCGTGATCACCGGCGGCGGCACCGGCCTGACCTACCGGCCCGACGCGGACTACTGCAACAGCCAGTCCGGCGGTTCGCCCGACACCTTCACCTACACCGTCAACGACGGTCCCACCGCGACCGTGCGGGTCACCGTGACCTGCGTGACGGACGCCGCCACCGCGGCCGACGACACCGCCACGGTGACCGAGGACGACCCGGCCACCGCGATCGACGTCCTCGACAACGACGACGCGCGTGACGAGACGCTGTCGATCGGCTCGGTCACCCAGCCCGACCACGGCACGGTCGTGATCACCGGCGGCGGCACCGGCCTGACCTACGAGCCCGACGCGGACTACTGCAACAGCCAGCCGGGCGGCACCCGCGACACGTTCACCTACACGCTCGCCCCGAGTGGGGCGACGGCGACCGTGCGCGTCGCGGTGACCTGCGTCGTGGACCCGCTCATGCTCAACGACGACACCGCCACGGTGACCGAGGACGACGCGGCCACCACGATCCCGGTCCTCGCCAACGACACCGACCCCGAGGGCGGCCTCCTGGCGGTCACCGCGGTGACCCAGCCGGCCAACGGCATCGTCGTGATCACCGGCGGTGGCACGGCGCTGACCTACCGGCCGGCCGCGAACTACTGCAACAACCAGCCCGGCGGCACGCCCGACACCTTCACCTACACCGTCAACGACGGTCCCACCGCGACCGTGCGGGTCACCGTGGCGTGCGTCTACGACCCGCCGACCGCGAACGCGGACGCGGCCACGGTCGACGAGGACGCCTCGACCACCGTGCCGGTCACCGCCAACGACATCGCGGGCGACGACCCGGCGGTGGTGCAGTCGGTGACCCAGCCGCTCCACGGGTCCGTCTCGATCGTCCCGGGCGGCCTCGCGGTGAGCTACCTGCCGAACCCGAACTACTGCAACACCCCGAGCGGTCCGACCGACGACTTCACCTACACGCTCGGCGGCGGCTCCACCGCGACCGTGAAGATGACGGTCACCTGCGTGAACGACGCGCCCACGGCAGCACCCCAGTCCTTCACCGGCGTCTCCGCCGCGGTCGGCAACACCGCCCTCGTCGTCGCCCCGACCGGCGGCGGCACGCCGACCACGACCGGCGCGCGCAAGACGGTGGTGGGCAACCTGCTCACCGGCGCGGCCGACGTCGACAGCGGCACGCTCACCGTGCTCGCCGAGACGGTGACCAGCACCGGCGGCGGTACCGCGGTCCTGAAGGCCGACGGCGGCTTCGTCTACCACCCGCCGGCCGGGTGCACGGCGACCACCGACACCTTCACCTACCGGGTGAGCGACGGGTACGCCCCCACGCCGGGTACGGGCAGCGCCGTCGTCACGGTCAACCTCGCCGGCTGCGTCTGGTACGTCTCCAACGACGCCTCCGGCAACGCGGGCACCTCCGACGCGCCCTTCGACACGCTCGCGCAGGCCGCGACCGCCTCGAAGGCCAACGACACGATCTACGTCTCCGCGGGCACCGGTGACGCAACCGGTTACGCCGACGGCATCGTGCTCAAGAACGGTCAGCGGCTCCTGGGCGAGTCCCGCACCCTGGTCATCGGCGGCGTGACGCTCGCCGACGGCGTCCCCGGGGCACGGCCCCGGCTCGCCGCCACCGGTACCGACGTGGTCAGCCTCGCCAGCGGCAACACCGTGGCCGGCTTCGCCCTCGACCCGGCCGGCGTCAGCAGCGGCATCGCCGGCGGGACGGGCGACGCGAGCGGCACCGTCACCGACGTCCGGGTCACCGACACCGGCGCGGCCGGTACGGCGCCCGGCGTCGTGCTCGACGGCACCTCCGGCACGTTCGACCTCACCGACCTCGTCGTGGACAACACCGCCGCGAGCGGTCCCACGAGCGGCTCGATCGGCCTCAAGCTCCGCGCCGCGGGCACGGTCAAGATCAGCGGCCAGAACCGCCTCCTCGTCACGGGCGCCCCGGCGTTCACCTCCGACAGCACGGCGCTCCAGGGCAGCCAGATCGACCGGGTGCTCGTGACCGGCTCGGCGACGGGGGGTGTGAACCTGCTCAACAGCACCGGTGCGGTCACGCTCGGCAAGATCGAGCTCGAGACCACCGCCGGCTCGACCGCCGCGCTGCGCCTGCAGAACACCGGGGCGATCACCACGACCGACGCGACCAGCACGATCACCGCCACCGGCGGTCCCGCGGTCGAGATCAACGACGCCCCGGCCTCGCAGCTCGAGCTCGCCACGGTCTCCTCGGCCCACAGCGCGAGCCGCGGCATCTCGATCACCGGGCTCACCAGCGGCAGCTTCAAGGCCAACGGCGGCACCGTGAGCGACCACACCACCACCGCCTTCTACGTCGACGGCGGCAACGGCACCGTCACCTACGCCGGGGCGATCAACGACGGCGTGGGCGGCTCGGTCGAGGTCCGCGGACGGAGCGGCGGCACGGTCACCGCGTCCGGCACGATCACCGACTCCACCGACATCGGCGGCGGCGTGCTGGTCACCGGCAACACGGGCGGCAACACCGTCCTGAGCGGCGCGGGCTCCACCGTCCGGTCCGGTGCCGCCGACGGCATCGTGCTGTCGTCCAGCTCCGGCCACACCCTCACCCTCAGCGGGGGCGGCCTGCAGGTGGCGAGCACCAGCGGCAAGGGCGTCGACGCGGCCGGCGGTGGCACCCTGAACGTCACCGGGACCGGCAACCGGATCGCCTCCACGACCGGACGCGCGCTCGGCGTGGCGAACACCCAGATCGGCAGCGGCAACCTGGTGCTCGAGAGCGTCAGCAGCAACGGCGCACCCAACGGCATCCGCCTGGTCGCGACCGGCACCGCCGGCTCGCTCCGGGTCACGGGTGCCGGTGGCACCTGCACCCCGGGGAGCACCGCGGGCTGCACCGGCGGCGAGATCGCCAACAGCACCGGCTCCTCCCCGAGCGGCGATGCGCCGGACGGCACGGGTGTCGTGCTCAGCGACACCCAGGCGCCCTCGCTGACCCGGATGTGGATCCACGGAGCGGGCAACTACGCGCTGCGCGGTGACCGCACCCGAGGCCTGACGTTCGCCGAGAGCGTCGTCAACGGCCTCAACGGCGACGCCGACACGGACTCCGCCGTGGTGCTCACCGAGCTCTCCGGCACGGCGTCCATCGCCCGGACCCACCTCAGCGGCGGGTACAGCGACACCCTGCGGGTTACCAACACCACCGGCGACCTGGGCCGGCTCACCGTCGACACGGTCACCTTCGGCCTCAACGGCAACCGGCCGCAGAACGACGCCCTCCAGCTCGACGCCAGCGGCGCCGCCGGTGACTTCCCGGTCACCGTCACCGCCAGCACCTTCCAGGGCGCGGCCGGCGACCAGCTGCAGTACGGCAACGCCGCCACCAAGCGGGGCGACCTCGTCGTGACCGACAACGTGTTCACCAACACCCACCCGGCGATCAGCGCCGGCGGTGGCGGCGTCACGGTCACCGAGGGCGGCACCACGTCGCTCGACGCGACGGTCACCGGCAACCAGCTGACCGGCGCCGTCGGCCCGGGCTTCCTGTTCGCCAAGGCGCCCGGCTCGGGCGTCCAGCGCGGCACCTTCGCCAACAACCGGATCGGCACCGCGGGGGTCGACAGCTCCGGCTCCCTCTCGGCCTCGGGCCTCAAGCTGCAGAACCTCGGCGGCGGCGGGATCGTGTGGGGCGTCACCGGCAACCAGGTCCGCGGCTACAACACCTATGGTGTCGAGGTCGTCGCCGGCGGTGGCGGCGGTGCGCAGTCCGGGGCCGTGCAGACCACGGTCACCGGCAACGTCATCGCCCAGCCCGGTACGGCGTCCGCCACCCTGGGCATCCCCAAGCAGGGTCTGCACTACAACATCGGCACCACAGCCGGGGACACGTTCGAGGCCTGCGCCGACATCCAGAACAACACCCTGACCGGCAGCGGCGCCGACGGGAACCCGGCGACCGGGATGAACGTCGACGTACGGCTGCGCCAGCGCCAGCTCACCACCTTCCGGCTGCCCGGCTACGCGGGCGCGAACAACGGCAACGCGGCTGTCGAGAGCTTCCTGGCGACGCGCAACGTCGCCGGCGCCACCGTGCGCGCCGAGAACAGCGTCGCCTCCGGGGGCGGCGGGTTCGTCGGCGCCGGTCTCTCGTGCCCGGCGGTGCCCTGA